DNA sequence from the Lysinibacillus sp. OF-1 genome:
AATAGATATTGTTTCTTTCGATAAACCTAGTGTTTTAAAAGAATAATAGATCCTAAAACAGTCAATGAAATATGTTGTCTGTTTTTTATTTTTATCAAAAAGATTACTAAATATATAATTATCGGAAGTATAAAAGATGTCTCAGAGCTACTTAGATCAACACGAAATACAAAAACGACCTAAAGCTTTAAGCTATTAGGTCGTTTTCGTCTATGCTTCTACAGAGATGTGCTGGAAGGTTGTCACATCAAATAATCCTGTATCTGTTAGTTTTAGTGCAGGAATGACTGGTAATGCCACAAAAGAAAACGTCAGTAGAAAATGGAAATCTAATGTTGGGTTGAGCGTCTTTAATGCACTATGCAAGCCTGCTAGCTGTTCCTTTGCTTGCTGAGCAGGGGCATCTGTCATCAAGCCGCCAATGGTTAATGGCATCTCCGCTAGAATTTTGCCATCTGCTACAATCACAAAGCCCCCTTGGATTTCTTGAATGCGTGCAAGCGCAAGTATCATATCCTCATCGTTTGTCCCTACGACAAGGGCATTATGTGAATCATGTGCTACGGTTGTGGCTACTGCCCCTTTTTGTAAACCAAAGCCTTTGACAATGCCTAGGCCTGTCGTGTGTAAATGATGGTGTCGTTCAATTACGGCCAATTTCAGTAAATCTTGTTCTACAGATGGTTCAAAAACGCCTTCTTTCACAGGTACATCCATTACTACATGATTGGTAATGAGCTGATTTGGAACAATCTCCATAACATTAGCCTTCGTACCCTTTGTGAAAGCTAGTTGTAGCCTATCCTTTGTAATGGCTGGTAAATGCACTGATTGGTGGATATGAGCAGGAACAATTAGCTCTTGACGACTTGTCAGCATTTCCCCATTTTCAGCAACCTTTCGACCATTTTTCCATACAGCCTTTGCCTGCATCGTCGACAAATTCTCGACTAACACAAAATCTGCCTTATAGCCTGGGGCAAGTACCCCTCGATCAAATAAACGATAGCATTCTGCTGTGTTCACAGTTGCTAACTGGATTGCCTGTAATGGTGTCATCCCTTCGGCTATTGCCATAGCTATATCATAATTGATGCTGCCTTCATCGATTAACTCATCCACATATTTATCGTCTGTACAAAAACCAAAGCGACGAGCATTATGTGGCTGAACAGCCGGTAATAAATCACGTAAATTTTTAGCTGCTGAGCCTTCTCGAATCAGTACATACATCCCTTGCTCCACACGATCAATGGCTTCTTCGGCTGTCACACATTCATGATCTGTCAGTATGCCTGCAGCGCGATAGCCTGTAATTTGTTCGCTCTGTAAGCCAGCACAATGCCCATCAATTACTAGGTTTGCTTGCTGTGATAATAAAATTTTCTGAAGCATGCCCTCTTCCCCATTTAATACGGCTGGAAAATCCATGACTTCTGCCAAGCCACGAACTTGTTCATGTTTTAGAAATGACGCCAAATCCTGAGCTGTTAGTGTTGCACCTGCATTTTCAAACTGTGTACCAGGTACGCTTGATGGCAGCATCACAAAAATATCCATATCCGCTTTTTGTGCATCATCGAGCATAAATTGGATGCCTTCCGCTCCTGCGACATTGGCGATTTCATGTGGATCTGTGATGACTGTGGTAATACCATGAGGTAGTAAAACTCGACTAAATTCCCCCGGCGTTAGCATGGAAGATTCTATATGTATATGACCATCAATTAATCCAGGAATGACGTAGCTTCCTGCTGCATCCTGTTCCTCTTTTGCCTGAAATTTGTGGTTGTGATCCAGTGCCACAATCGTACCATTGTTCACAACAATGTCTGCCTTTTTCCACGTTAACGTATAAACATCGGCCACTTGAGCATTTCTCAGTATGAAATCTGCCTCTAATTTCCCTTGAGATGATAAGATATTTTGCGTTAACTTCTGTAATTTTGTTGTCATAGCCTATACTCCTTTTTCTTTTAAGAACTATCATGCCTGAAAAATACCGATCATTGCAAGTATTTATAGTAGTACAGTAAAAAACGACCATCCATCAATGGTCGTTCGAAAATTCTAGCTCTTTTGGTGGTTGCCCCTTTTTATTCATCAAGCGCATGCGAATAGGTTCAATTTTCAAGGTCACCATTTCGTCCTGATTACCAACGAAGATACTCGTAAAAAATTCAGCTAGTTTATTTTTTAACCCCTCTTCATGGACTTCCGTAAGCCGG
Encoded proteins:
- the ade gene encoding adenine deaminase → MTTKLQKLTQNILSSQGKLEADFILRNAQVADVYTLTWKKADIVVNNGTIVALDHNHKFQAKEEQDAAGSYVIPGLIDGHIHIESSMLTPGEFSRVLLPHGITTVITDPHEIANVAGAEGIQFMLDDAQKADMDIFVMLPSSVPGTQFENAGATLTAQDLASFLKHEQVRGLAEVMDFPAVLNGEEGMLQKILLSQQANLVIDGHCAGLQSEQITGYRAAGILTDHECVTAEEAIDRVEQGMYVLIREGSAAKNLRDLLPAVQPHNARRFGFCTDDKYVDELIDEGSINYDIAMAIAEGMTPLQAIQLATVNTAECYRLFDRGVLAPGYKADFVLVENLSTMQAKAVWKNGRKVAENGEMLTSRQELIVPAHIHQSVHLPAITKDRLQLAFTKGTKANVMEIVPNQLITNHVVMDVPVKEGVFEPSVEQDLLKLAVIERHHHLHTTGLGIVKGFGLQKGAVATTVAHDSHNALVVGTNDEDMILALARIQEIQGGFVIVADGKILAEMPLTIGGLMTDAPAQQAKEQLAGLHSALKTLNPTLDFHFLLTFSFVALPVIPALKLTDTGLFDVTTFQHISVEA